In Pedobacter sp. W3I1, one DNA window encodes the following:
- a CDS encoding RNA methyltransferase, with protein MRKLKLDELNRADIEAFKAQEKLPVVVVLDNVRSMHNVGSVFRTADGFALEKVILCGITAQPPHREIEKTALGATQSVDWIHYTDTLQAVDALRALGYEIVAIEQAENSTMLNTFQPDPGKKYALIFGNEVDGVSDEVMAKIDECIEIPQFGTKHSFNIVISAGIVFWDFFAKLRL; from the coding sequence ATGAGAAAATTAAAATTAGACGAATTAAACCGTGCGGATATTGAAGCGTTTAAAGCACAGGAAAAGCTACCTGTGGTAGTGGTTTTGGATAATGTCCGCAGTATGCATAATGTAGGTTCGGTTTTCCGTACAGCAGACGGATTTGCGTTAGAAAAAGTGATACTTTGTGGTATTACCGCTCAACCACCGCACCGCGAAATTGAGAAGACAGCATTAGGCGCTACGCAATCTGTTGATTGGATTCATTATACCGATACTTTGCAGGCCGTTGATGCCTTAAGGGCTTTGGGTTACGAGATTGTTGCAATAGAACAAGCTGAAAACAGCACCATGCTGAACACTTTCCAGCCCGATCCGGGTAAAAAATATGCATTGATCTTTGGGAACGAAGTTGATGGCGTGAGCGATGAAGTAATGGCCAAAATTGATGAGTGTATCGAAATCCCTCAGTTTGGAACTAAACATTCTTTTAATATTGTAATTTCTGCCGGTATTGTTTTTTGGGATTTCTTCGCTAAATTGAGGCTGTAA
- a CDS encoding YdeI family protein, giving the protein MENLFLKKLQVKPGNVIKVANAPEQAGAIFGDIPSNIIIKYDEEEAEFNVLIAFTLNKDLLDQQIKKNLKYIDAKSIIWIFYPKKTSKIKSDLDLMKSWEELNTFGLTPCASAAVNETWTALRLKLISEVKPSGMRNDHIKTNEFGEYIDPVNKTVKLPEDLKILLESHPKAFDYFNQLAYTHRKEYVLWILSAKQEKTRTSRLEKTLEMLLNNKRNPSDE; this is encoded by the coding sequence ATGGAAAATTTATTCTTAAAAAAACTTCAGGTAAAACCTGGTAACGTGATTAAGGTAGCTAATGCTCCAGAGCAAGCGGGTGCTATATTTGGCGATATCCCTTCAAATATTATAATAAAATATGATGAGGAAGAAGCTGAGTTTAATGTATTAATCGCTTTCACCCTCAACAAAGATCTGCTCGATCAGCAGATTAAAAAGAACCTTAAATATATTGATGCTAAAAGTATTATTTGGATCTTTTATCCTAAGAAAACGTCAAAGATTAAATCTGATCTGGATCTGATGAAAAGCTGGGAAGAACTGAATACTTTCGGTTTAACGCCATGTGCATCGGCAGCAGTAAACGAAACCTGGACTGCTCTGCGTTTAAAACTCATTTCTGAAGTCAAACCATCCGGAATGAGGAATGACCACATTAAAACCAATGAGTTTGGCGAATATATTGATCCGGTGAATAAAACTGTTAAACTTCCTGAGGATTTAAAGATCCTTTTGGAAAGCCATCCTAAAGCATTCGATTACTTTAACCAACTCGCTTACACCCACAGGAAAGAATATGTACTCTGGATTTTATCTGCAAAACAGGAAAAAACGCGTACAAGCAGGCTCGAAAAAACCTTAGAGATGTTATTAAATAATAAGAGAAATCCGTCAGACGAGTAG